The Amycolatopsis coloradensis sequence GAGGGCCCGTGCTCATGGCCGCCTAAGCTCGCTCGTCGAGAACGCGGTCCGCGAGCCCGTACGCGACCGCGCCCGCCGCGTCGAACACGCGGTCCCGGTCGGTGTCGTGCCGGAGATCGGAGACGGCGCGGCCGGTGTGCGCGGAAAGGATTTCCTCAAGCTGCGTCCGCACCCGCACGACCTCGTCGGCCTGGAGGATGAGGTCCGGGATGGTGCCGCGGCCCTGCGCGGCGGGCTGGTGCAGCACCACCCGGGTGTGGGGCAGCACGAACCGGCGCCCCGCCTCGCCCGCGGCCAGCAGGATCGCGCCCGCCGCGACGGCCTGGCCGACACAGGTCGTGGCCACCGGCGCCTTGATGAAGCGCATGGTGTCGTACAACGCGAGCATCGCCGACGGGTCGCCGCCCTCGGTGTTGATGTAGAGGTTGATCTCCTGCTCGGGGTTGTCCGCCTCCAGGTACAGCAGCTGGGTGATCAGCGCGTTGGCGACCCCGGAGTCGATCGCGGTGCCGAGGTAGATGATCCGCTCCGACAGCAGATGCGAGTAGACGTCCATGATCCGCTCGCCGGCGGGACTGCGGGAGATGACGTTGGGGATGGTGTAGGTGCTCACGCGCCCGCACCCCTTTCCGTGCCGAGGCCGAGTTTGTGCGTGCGGACGGGGACGACCTGGTCGAGGCTCTCGACGATGTGGTCGATGAAGCCGTATTCGCGCGCCTGCTCGGTGGTGAACCAGCGATCGTGGAGCGAGTCGGCGAAGATCCGGTCGATGGGCTGCCCGGTGTCGTCGGCGATGAGGCCGAGCACCGTGTCCCGCGTGTAGCGCAGGTCGTCCGCCTGCACCTCCACCTCGACGGCCGAACCGCCGATGCCCGCCGAACCCTGGTGCATCAGGATCCGGGCGTGCGGCAGGGCGAACCGTTTGCCCGGGGTGCCCGCGGAAAGCAGGAACTGCCCGGCACTGCACGCGAGTCCCAGCGCGAGGGTGGCGACGTCGCACGGTACGAGCCGCATCACGTCGCGGATGGCCAGCATCGAGGGGACCGAACCGCCCGGCGAATGGATCCACAACGCGATGTCCTTGCGCGGGTCCTCGCTCGCCAGTGACAGGAGCTGGGTGGTGAGGACCGTGCCGTTGTCGTCGTCGAGCGCGCCGTCGAGGACCAGTACACGCTGGCTGAAGAACCGTTCCCGGAGCCGTTGGTCGAAGAGTGGCTGTTTCTCGTAGTCGGTCATGCCCCGACCATGCCGCCGGGGCCCGGCCGTCCGCCGGTTTCTCCGCTGTGAGCGGATCAGCCCACAGCAGGGCGCCGGGCAGGGACGAACCAGACGGTGATGATCAGGAGGACGGTGAAGACGAGGGCGAGGATGTCGAGGGTGAGGCCCGGTTGCACGGCGAGGCCGAAGTACTCCCGTTCGTCGTCGACCGCGTTCAGCATCAGCACGGTGATCAGCGTCAGCCCGCCGGCGGCGCTGAGCATGACCTGCCCATGGCGGACCCTGGCGAACAGGAGACCGCCACCCGCCACCCACAGCGCGCCCGCGAGCACGATGCCGACGCGGGCGAGCAGCAGCGGCGGCCAGAGCAGGTCGAACAGGTAGTACGCACGGTGGATCATCATCGCGACGACGAGGACGTAGAAACCGAAGAGCATGCTCGCCACGCCGGCCAGGATCGCGGGCACCGAAGGCATGCTGAGCCCGGCGGAAGGCGGCCTCGGCACGGGGGTTTCGACCCCGCTCGCGGCCTGGGTCAGCAGCGGGAGCGCGTGATCCGGCAGCATGCGCGCCTGCGGTGCTTTCGCCAGCAGCCCGCGGAGGACGTCCGCGAGCGGCACGGTCGTCCGGGTGAAGGGCGGCTGCTCGTTGACGACGGCGTACAGCGTGGCCGCGACGTTCGCCCGCTGGAAGTAGTTCCCGCCTTCGCTCGCGCTGAGCAGGGTCACGCCGAGCGACCAGAGATCGGAGTGGGGAGTGGCTTCGTGCCCCGCGATCGTTTCGGGGGCGAGGAACGCGGGGGTGCCTGCCGGGTCGAGGACCTTGGCGATCCCGAAACCGGTCAGTTTCACCGTGCCGTCGGGAGCCACCAGGATGTTCGCGGGCCGCACGTCCCCGTGCACGACGCCCGCCGTATGCGCGGCGGCGAGCGTGTCGAGCACCTTTCCGCCGATTTCGGCCACGAACCGCGGGTGCATCGGACCCGATGAGGCCAGCTCCTCCAAGGTCCGTGCTTCCACCGGGTCCATCACGATGAACGCCGCCCCGTCCGCCACCACGACGTCGTGGACGGGCACCACCGCCGGGTGATCCACCGCGACACGGGCTTCGCGCCGGAGCCGCTCCACGAGGGCGGGCTCGGGAGTGGGAAGCGGCAGTTCCTTGATCGCGACCTGGCGGCCGTCCGGCCCGTCCTCGCCACGCCACAGCACGGCCTTCCCGTCGCGACCCAGCTCCTCGAGCAGGGTGTAGCGCTCGGCGATCGTGCGGGAAACTGCCGTCACAGTGGTTCTCCTCGAATCCTGAAGGGTCTTCGAGGGACGCTAACCAGCGTTCATGACAAAGCGATGAAATGGCCGTTCATCCATAAAGGTCGTACCCGGCTGGATATATTCACAGTCATGCTGACCTTGGCGGCCCTGGCCGACGACCCGGCTCTCGAACTGCGGGTGGTCGTCCCCGGCCGCGACGGGGCACTGGCCGAACAGGTGCTGTGGGTGCACAACACCGAGCTTCCCGACCCCGGGCCGTACGTGCGCGAACACGAGGTCGTGCTGACCAACGGCCTGTGGCTGGACCGCGTCGAGCCGGCGGAGTTCGTCGCGCGAGTGGCCGGCGCCGGAGCGGCGGGGATCATCTTCGGCCTGCGGGTGGAGCAACGCGACACTCCTCCGGAGCTCGCCGACGCCTGCCGGAAAGCCGGGTTGCCCCTGCTGGAGATCTCGGTGGCGGTGCCGTTCACGGCGGTCACCCGTGCCGCGGCGGCGATCCAGGCCACGGACCGGCAGAACGCTTTGCTGTCGCTGGTACGCCGAGGGGACGAGCTGACGTCGGCGCTGTCGCGAGGCGCGGGCGCGTCCGGGGTGCTCGCGGTCCTCCGTCGTGAGCACGAGCTTCCGCTGGCCGTCGTGGACCGGATGGGCCGGGAACTCGCGTCGGCCGGTGCCGGGCTGGACGCCGGGCAGTCGCGCGCCGCGGCGGAGGCGCTGGCCGGGCATCCACCGCGGTTGGAGGCGGATCTCGGCGCGGGGACGCGGGCGGCGTTGTTCCCGGTGGGCGCGATCGGCGACGCGGACGCCGCGCTGCTGTGCCTGCGGCCCGTGGCCGACCTGACGCGCGAGGAGCGGGACGCGCTGGAGCAGACCGCCCGCTACCTCAGCCTGGAGGTGGCCCGGCATCAGGCGGTGCAGGCGATCGAGATGCGGTTCGCCGTCGAACTGCTGGACATGGTGCTGTCCGGCGCGCAGCGCGCCGCGGAGGTGCCCGGCAGGCTGCGTGCCTTCGGCGTCGACCCGGACGGGCCGCTGGCGGTGATCGCGCTGGCGTTCGCCGGTGACGACGCCGCGACCCCGCCGGGGATGGCGGAGGCCGTGACGGACTTCCTGCTCGCGGACGGGCTGCCCGCGGTCGTGGCGGCGGGCAGCCAGGACGTCGTCGCGGTGCTGCCGTTCCGTTCGGGACGGCAGTCGCCCGCCGCCTTCGCGCCCCGGCTGGCGGCGGCGGTGTCGCACCGCCTCGCCGGAGGGCGCGTGGTCGTCGGGCTCGCCGATCCCGTGCCCGGCGCGGCCGAACTGCGGGTGCCGCTGTCACGCAGCCGCGAAGCCTGCCGCGCGCTCAGGGGCAGGCGTAGCGGCCCGGTCGCGGCGAGTTTCGCGGAGCTGGGCAGCTATCGCCTGCTGCTGGAGTCGCACGACGAGCAGTGGCGGCAGACCTTCGCCGACGCCCTGCTCGGCCCGCTGCGCGAGCACGACCGCGTCCGCGACGGCGACCTGGAGACGACCCTGCGGGCGTTCCTCGACCACGACGGCCAGTGGGCGGCCACCGCCGCGGCGCTGTACGTGCACGTCAACACGTTGCGCAACCGGCTGGCCAAGGTCACCGAGCTGACCGGCCGCGACGTCGGCCGGACCGCGGACCGGGTCGACCTGTTCCTGGCGCTGGAGGCGGCTCAGTCCGGGTAGACCGCCGGGTCGATTTCGAGGCGCCGCAAGGGTTCCGCGGGTAAGGCGGGGTCGGCCAGCGCCGCGGTGGCCACGTCTCGGCACCGGGCGAACCGGACGTCGCCGAGGCCGAGCCCGAACTCGATGAGCGAGCGCACCGCCGCGAGCCGTCCCGGCCTGCCCGAAAGGAACGGGTGCAGGCACAGGTTGAACAGGCATCGGTAGCGGCGCATCGCGTCCAGCTCCGCGCGCCACATCTCCAGCACCCGCACCGGGGACGTGATCACCGAGCCCACTTGCGGCGCGGGAAGGAACGCGTACTGCTCCCAGTCGTCGAGCGACCAGTGCACCGGCAGCTCCGCGATCCGGCCGGCCCCGGTGTCGATCAGGTACGGCCGGTCGTCGGCCATCAGCGAGGAGTCGTAGCTCAGCCCGTGCTCGGCCACCAGTGCCGGAGTGTCCCAAGTGGACTCCCAGCCCGCCGCGCGATGTCCGCTGATCTCGATGCCTTGTGCCGCGAAGACCGCCATGCCCCGCTCGAAATCGGCGCGTTGCTCGGCGGCGGTCATCGTGGTCGGCGGACGGTGGCTGTAGGAGTGGTGGGCCACCTCGTGCCCGCGTTCCACGATCGTGGCGGCGAGGCCGGGTCGCTGTTCGGCGACCCAGCCCGGCACGAAGAACGTCGCGGGCACGGCGAGTTCGTCGAGCAGGTCGAGGATGCGCGGCACCCCGACCCGGGGTCCGTACGCCTGATGGGACATGGTCGAGAGGTGACCGGCGTAGCCCCGTCCTCGCGCGAGGATCGGGGACTCCGCGTCCACGTCGAAGGTCAGGGTCGCCACCGCGGCCGCGCCGCCGTGCCAGCTGGGTTCCGTCACGCTTGCCGACTCTCCCGCCAGCGGCGCGCGTTCGCCACCGTGACCGTCGGGGAGACCATCGCCCGGTCGAATTCGGCCAGGGGTTCCGCCGCGGCGACGCGGGCGGGCAGATCGGGGTTGGCCAGCGCGCCGTGCCCGAGTGAGAGCAGGTCCGCGTGCCCGCCGGTGAGCACCTCCTGCGCCTGCGTGAGGTCGTGCATCCCGCCGTTGGCGATCACCGGCAGCCCGGTGACCTGCCGGGCGAGGGCGGTGATGGTGCCGCCGTCGGCCAGCTTCGCCGTCTCGAGCCAGTTCCGGCCCTCGCTGGCGATGTGGAGGTACTGCGCGCCGGCCTCGGCGACCGCGGCGAAGATCACCTCGGCGTCGTCGCGGCCCCCGGGCCAGCGGTAGGTGAAATCGTTGACCTTCGTCTGCGACAGCCGCACCCCGGTCACCAGTTCCGGCACCGACTCCGCGACGGCGGTCACGACGCGGGCGGTCAGCCGGATCCGGTTCGCGACCGGTCCGCCGTAGGAGTCGGTGCGCCGATTGGTGTAGTCGGTGAGGAACTGGTCGAGGAGGTACCCGTTCGCCGCGTGCACCTCGACGCCGTCGAACCCGGCCTGACGGGCCCGCACGGCCGCGGCAGCGAAACCGTCGACGACGTCGTCGATCTCGGCGGTGGTGAGTTCGCGGGGGACCGGCCACGGCCCGGAGCCGCCGTACGCGCGCATCATCTCCCCTCGCGGCTGGACGGCCGAAGGAGCGACGGTGTGGTCCTGGTGCGGATTGCCCTGGGAGATCGCCCCGGCATGCATGAGCTGGGCGATCATCCGGCCACCCGCCGCGCGGACTCCGGCGGTGACGACTCGCCAGCCCGCGACGTGCTCGTCCCGCGCGAGGCCCGGCTGGTTGAGGTAGCCCTGGCTGGCCGCGGTGTCGGGGTAGGTGCCCTCGCTGAATACGAGCCCGAAGCCGCCGCGGGCGAATTCGGCGTAGTAGTCGGCCATCTCGCCGGTCGGGGTGCCGTCGGGGCCGGCCGAGACGCGGGACATCGGGGCGACGGCGTAGCGGTTGCGCAGGGTGAGGCCGCCGAGTGCGATCGGCGCCAGCGCGGGGTGTTCGACGGTGGTCGTCATGACCGGGTTCCTCCATTGTGGACGGTTTCGATGGCGAGCGGGGAGAGTCCGGCGTCGCTGATGCGCACCAGATCCTGCGGGCAGGCGGAGACCACGACGACGCAGTCCATCTCGGCGCGCAGGGTCACCGCGTCGCCGGGACGCGAGTTCGCGGTCAGCCACGTCAGCCGCCCGCCCTCGCCGACCGGGACGCGCATGAAGACGTTGATCGGCTGCGGCGTCGGGCCCGTGAAGCCGAGGCCTTCGTCCGCCAGCGCCTCACGCAGGTTCGCGGCGCAGGACCGGTGGCCCGGAGCGCCCAGCGCCGCGTACCGGGCTGGGTCGCACGCCGGGATGAGCATGTCG is a genomic window containing:
- a CDS encoding NADH:flavin oxidoreductase codes for the protein MTTTVEHPALAPIALGGLTLRNRYAVAPMSRVSAGPDGTPTGEMADYYAEFARGGFGLVFSEGTYPDTAASQGYLNQPGLARDEHVAGWRVVTAGVRAAGGRMIAQLMHAGAISQGNPHQDHTVAPSAVQPRGEMMRAYGGSGPWPVPRELTTAEIDDVVDGFAAAAVRARQAGFDGVEVHAANGYLLDQFLTDYTNRRTDSYGGPVANRIRLTARVVTAVAESVPELVTGVRLSQTKVNDFTYRWPGGRDDAEVIFAAVAEAGAQYLHIASEGRNWLETAKLADGGTITALARQVTGLPVIANGGMHDLTQAQEVLTGGHADLLSLGHGALANPDLPARVAAAEPLAEFDRAMVSPTVTVANARRWRESRQA
- a CDS encoding ClpP family protease, with protein sequence MTDYEKQPLFDQRLRERFFSQRVLVLDGALDDDNGTVLTTQLLSLASEDPRKDIALWIHSPGGSVPSMLAIRDVMRLVPCDVATLALGLACSAGQFLLSAGTPGKRFALPHARILMHQGSAGIGGSAVEVEVQADDLRYTRDTVLGLIADDTGQPIDRIFADSLHDRWFTTEQAREYGFIDHIVESLDQVVPVRTHKLGLGTERGAGA
- a CDS encoding ClpP family protease, yielding MSTYTIPNVISRSPAGERIMDVYSHLLSERIIYLGTAIDSGVANALITQLLYLEADNPEQEINLYINTEGGDPSAMLALYDTMRFIKAPVATTCVGQAVAAGAILLAAGEAGRRFVLPHTRVVLHQPAAQGRGTIPDLILQADEVVRVRTQLEEILSAHTGRAVSDLRHDTDRDRVFDAAGAVAYGLADRVLDERA
- a CDS encoding serine/threonine-protein kinase → MTAVSRTIAERYTLLEELGRDGKAVLWRGEDGPDGRQVAIKELPLPTPEPALVERLRREARVAVDHPAVVPVHDVVVADGAAFIVMDPVEARTLEELASSGPMHPRFVAEIGGKVLDTLAAAHTAGVVHGDVRPANILVAPDGTVKLTGFGIAKVLDPAGTPAFLAPETIAGHEATPHSDLWSLGVTLLSASEGGNYFQRANVAATLYAVVNEQPPFTRTTVPLADVLRGLLAKAPQARMLPDHALPLLTQAASGVETPVPRPPSAGLSMPSVPAILAGVASMLFGFYVLVVAMMIHRAYYLFDLLWPPLLLARVGIVLAGALWVAGGGLLFARVRHGQVMLSAAGGLTLITVLMLNAVDDEREYFGLAVQPGLTLDILALVFTVLLIITVWFVPARRPAVG
- a CDS encoding polysaccharide deacetylase, giving the protein MTEPSWHGGAAAVATLTFDVDAESPILARGRGYAGHLSTMSHQAYGPRVGVPRILDLLDELAVPATFFVPGWVAEQRPGLAATIVERGHEVAHHSYSHRPPTTMTAAEQRADFERGMAVFAAQGIEISGHRAAGWESTWDTPALVAEHGLSYDSSLMADDRPYLIDTGAGRIAELPVHWSLDDWEQYAFLPAPQVGSVITSPVRVLEMWRAELDAMRRYRCLFNLCLHPFLSGRPGRLAAVRSLIEFGLGLGDVRFARCRDVATAALADPALPAEPLRRLEIDPAVYPD
- a CDS encoding helix-turn-helix domain-containing protein, which translates into the protein MLTLAALADDPALELRVVVPGRDGALAEQVLWVHNTELPDPGPYVREHEVVLTNGLWLDRVEPAEFVARVAGAGAAGIIFGLRVEQRDTPPELADACRKAGLPLLEISVAVPFTAVTRAAAAIQATDRQNALLSLVRRGDELTSALSRGAGASGVLAVLRREHELPLAVVDRMGRELASAGAGLDAGQSRAAAEALAGHPPRLEADLGAGTRAALFPVGAIGDADAALLCLRPVADLTREERDALEQTARYLSLEVARHQAVQAIEMRFAVELLDMVLSGAQRAAEVPGRLRAFGVDPDGPLAVIALAFAGDDAATPPGMAEAVTDFLLADGLPAVVAAGSQDVVAVLPFRSGRQSPAAFAPRLAAAVSHRLAGGRVVVGLADPVPGAAELRVPLSRSREACRALRGRRSGPVAASFAELGSYRLLLESHDEQWRQTFADALLGPLREHDRVRDGDLETTLRAFLDHDGQWAATAAALYVHVNTLRNRLAKVTELTGRDVGRTADRVDLFLALEAAQSG
- a CDS encoding urea carboxylase-associated family protein, giving the protein MSRTEVSPGTAKAVRVTAGDLVRVIDVDGGQVGDVFAFAGNGTELSEHHSAAHTRAGIDRLFPAVGESFVTDLRRPILTLIDDTSPGEHDMLIPACDPARYAALGAPGHRSCAANLREALADEGLGFTGPTPQPINVFMRVPVGEGGRLTWLTANSRPGDAVTLRAEMDCVVVVSACPQDLVRISDAGLSPLAIETVHNGGTRS